A part of Setaria viridis chromosome 8, Setaria_viridis_v4.0, whole genome shotgun sequence genomic DNA contains:
- the LOC117833934 gene encoding uncharacterized protein, with translation MEFAFSAARWVVGKALAPVADGFLEAWAASKNLGSEVDGLMTELQYAQAMLNNTRGRDINNPALNDLLLKLRLLAYDADDVLDELDYFRIQDELDGTYHAANEHAGGCARDLLLNARHTGRYVANKFKLSSGSPDATRGARNKQRDDAEGHGCLSGVLCSCGRRAASSSSPPPPTTTTKTHTNQCPIQLVSLASTQFPTSHRPWT, from the coding sequence ATGGAGTTCGCGTTCAGCGCGGCGCGGTGGGTGGTGGGCAAGGCGCTCGCCCCCGTCGCAGATGGCTTTCTGGAGGCGTGGGCGGCCAGCAAGAATCTCGGCTCCGAGGTCGATGGCCTCATGACGGAGCTGCAGTATGCGCAGGCCATGCTCAACAATACCCGTGGCAGGGACATAAACAACCCGGCCCTCAACGACCTGCTGCTCAAGCTGCGCCTGCTGGCCTACGACGCCGACGACGTGCTCGACGAGCTCGACTACTTCCGCATCCAGGACGAGCTCGACGGCACCTACCATGCCGCTAACGAGCACGCCGGGGGATGCGCCCGTGATCTCCTCCTCAATGCTCGCCACACTGGAAGATACGTTGCCAATAAATTCAAGCTCTCCTCAGGCTCGCCTGATGCTACTCGCGGTGCTCGTAACAAGCAAAGAGATGATGCAGAAGGACATGGGTGCCTCTCCGGCGTCCTCTGCTCGTGTGGCAGACGGGCGGCCAGCTcgtcatcaccaccaccaccaacaacaacaacaaaaacacACACCAACCAGTGCCCAATCCAATTAGTTTCTCTCGCGAGCACTCAATTCCCCACCAGCCACCGCCCATGGACGTGA